A region of the Cytobacillus sp. IB215665 genome:
AGTTGATGCAGCATCTATTATGGATGATCGCTTCATGAGAAATGAATAATTGTATTTTAAGGAGTTGCTAGTTTACTAGCAGCTCTTTTTTATATTGTCCAGCTCCAGTGCCAATCCCCTCGAGGTCACTTCACCATTTCTCGTGAAGGCAAAGAGCGCCTTCAAGTGAAATGCTTCCAGTGCTAGTCGGGGATGAGCGAGTCACTTCCGCATTTCTGTTTGTCTAGCTCCAGTGCCAATCCCCTCGAGGTCACTTCACCATTTCTCGTGAAGGCAAAGAGCGCCTTCAAGTGAAATGCTTCCAGTGCTAGTCGGGGATGAGCGAGTCACTTCCGCATTTCTGTTTGTCTAGCTCCAGTGCGAATCCCCTCGAGGTCACTTCACCATTTCTCGTGAAGGCAAAGAGCGCCTTCAAGTGAAATGCTTCCAGTGCTAGTCGGGGATGAGCGAGTCACTTCCGCATTTCTGTTTGTCTAGCTCCAGTGCGAATCCCCTCGAGGTCACTTCACCATTTCTCGTGAAGGCAAAGAGCGCCTTCAAGTGAAATGCTTCCAGTGCTAGTCGGGGATGAGCGAGTCACTTCCGCATTTCTGTTTGTCTAGCTCCAGTGCCAATCCCCTCGAGGTCACTTCACCATCTCTCGTGAAGGTAAAAAAGCCCCTTCAAGTGAGATAGGGGATTTTTATTAAGCTGCTACCGCATTTGTTTTAACCCTCACTTCGTTCTCCAATATTCAAGTATTTATGTATATTTCCACATAAAACTTCTATTCTATGTTTGTCAAATAAAAAATCTATCTTTAAAATTCCACACATACACAGTTTTATCCACATTAATAGTCAAAATAATTGCTTAGGAAATAATTTTGAAGTATTTGTCGATTTACTAAATTGAGAGATGAACAAACTAACCATTCAAATAGTGTTAAAGGTTGGTATAATAGAAAATAAAAGATTGCATGACAATAGGGAGTTTTATATGAAGGTTTTGTTACAACTAATCATGTTAAGTGTATGTTATTTCGGTACTATCATTGTCGTAAGCGCAGAGGAAAGTGCTGAACAGTGGCTGTTATATTTTGATAAAGAGGCTGATGTAGCTACATTCAAGGAAGATTATCGTCAACATGTTATAAATATTGATAAAAAAATAGTGAAAGCATCTTTTACTGAGCAAGAAATACAATTAATTAAAAAGGACGGCATTGTTAGCTTAGTAGAGCGAAATTATACGAAGGGTGCTGCGGCTGAACTTCAAGTTTCTGACCCATTAGTGACAGAGCAATGGGGATTAGCGAAAGTGAATGCTGAAGATAGTATGGGCAATTATATTCCCCAAAGAAATAATTTGCTTGTTGGTAAAGAGATTATTACATCAGCTGGAGCTGTACCGTATACTAATACACCAATAAATGAAACAGAATTTACGATTGTACTTAATCATGAACCGCTCTCACGTCTGTCAATTGAGCTTGCACACGTTAGTGGGATGTGGCAGCTAGAGGTGTTTGATAGCAGTGGGGAGAGGCTTGCGGTTAATGAAGGTAACTTACAAACACTCGATGTTCTCCTCCCGCGTAATGAAACGTTTGAGTCATTATCAGTGTCAATAAAGGCACAAGGGGACTGGCAAGCGCAACCGGTAGTCCAGCGCATTATTGGTGTGAATCATTTGCTTATTGCAGTAGTCGATTCAGGTGTTTCTCAACATGAAGATTTTTGCGGAAATGTATTATATAGTTTAGGGGCAGATTATACTGGCGGCAATGAGAGCGTTAGCGATGAGTTTGGACATGGCACACATGTTACAGGGATTTTGGCAGCATGTATGAACAATGGTATTGGCATTACAGGTTTATTAGCCAATGCCCCTGTAGATATATTGCCACTAAAAGTATTGGATGCATACGGTAATGGCAGTGATTTCGAGCTCGGTGTGGCAATTGCCGACGCTACTCGTCTCGGTGCAGATATAATCAATCTTAGTCTTGCTGGGAAAGGTGAGACTAAAATGCTGCGAGAAGCAGTGGACGGTGCGCTTGAGCAAAATATCGTTGTCGTGGCAGCTGCTGGAAATTGGGAAACAACAACAGACCAAATTTACCCTGCATCATACCCAGGCGTAATTACTGTTTCCGGAACAACCCCGTCTGATGAAATCCTCGCTGTCGCTGATTTCGGCTGGGAAGTAGATATTAGTGCACCTGGTTTTGAGATACTTAGTACGTATAAGGATAATACATATAAGGCATTAACTGGCACTTCGATGGCAACTCCTTACATATCTAGTGCAGTAGCATTTATGAAACTGGCAAACGATCAGATAGATGTGATTCAAATAAGAAACAAGCTTTTTACAACTGCGGCAGATATACATAATGAAAGCTATGATATATATTCTGGTGCTGGATTGTTACAAATGCAAGAAGCAGTACAATCGGAAACGTCAGAAGTGATAGAGTGGTTGACATTAAAGGATGGACAACCAGTCAATACAAAGGATGTACAGTTGGTAGGCTTATCAAATGGTTTAATTGGCTCACAATTGTACATTTTTAGTGAGGATCAGTTGCTACTTCACGAGAAAGCAGCTTCCAACAGAATAATAGTAGATTTAAATACTATAGTAGGTTCTGAAGAAAATATGACATTAACAGCTATTGCTACAAATGAACAAGGCCAAGTGATTGCTACTAACGAGATAACAGTAGTAAATTCGATAGAAGTAGAAAAAACTCCGTTTTCAGATATTGGAGAAGAATTTTGGGCATATGATGAAATCTACCGCTCC
Encoded here:
- a CDS encoding S8 family peptidase; its protein translation is MKVLLQLIMLSVCYFGTIIVVSAEESAEQWLLYFDKEADVATFKEDYRQHVINIDKKIVKASFTEQEIQLIKKDGIVSLVERNYTKGAAAELQVSDPLVTEQWGLAKVNAEDSMGNYIPQRNNLLVGKEIITSAGAVPYTNTPINETEFTIVLNHEPLSRLSIELAHVSGMWQLEVFDSSGERLAVNEGNLQTLDVLLPRNETFESLSVSIKAQGDWQAQPVVQRIIGVNHLLIAVVDSGVSQHEDFCGNVLYSLGADYTGGNESVSDEFGHGTHVTGILAACMNNGIGITGLLANAPVDILPLKVLDAYGNGSDFELGVAIADATRLGADIINLSLAGKGETKMLREAVDGALEQNIVVVAAAGNWETTTDQIYPASYPGVITVSGTTPSDEILAVADFGWEVDISAPGFEILSTYKDNTYKALTGTSMATPYISSAVAFMKLANDQIDVIQIRNKLFTTAADIHNESYDIYSGAGLLQMQEAVQSETSEVIEWLTLKDGQPVNTKDVQLVGLSNGLIGSQLYIFSEDQLLLHEKAASNRIIVDLNTIVGSEENMTLTAIATNEQGQVIATNEITVVNSIEVEKTPFSDIGEEFWAYDEIYRSYELGFVNGYEDGSFRADNEITRRHSVMILARLFNWPLPTSITKSFSDVPMELSGSLAIYTAVASGIVNGYENGNFYPEENLTRGQMAVMLSRALQHNNTTYSHERSLFEDVDENHYAYNAVQQLANIGIVTKQAFYHPEANITRAQFAAMLIRTYDFLYN